The Rhea pennata isolate bPtePen1 chromosome Z, bPtePen1.pri, whole genome shotgun sequence genome includes a region encoding these proteins:
- the BRIX1 gene encoding ribosome biogenesis protein BRX1 homolog isoform X1, which yields MAAAKRKRGATAARPKKRAKGDASASEPAPKAGPDGAGSEEYRIPAPVSQGKWKNKERVLIFSSRGINFRTRHLMQDLRTLMPHSKADTKMDRKDKLFIINEVCEIKNCNKCIFFEAKKKQDLYMWLSNTPQGPSAKFLVQNIHTLAELKMTGNCLRGSRPLLSFDPTFDKEPHYALLKELFIQIFSTPQYHPKSQPFVDHVFTFTITDKRIWFRNYQIIEEDASLVEIGPRFVLNLIKIFQGSFGGPTLYENPYYQSPNMHRRLIRLSMAARFKEKQQVKEVQKIKKKETKILTEEDPTETVFETPAEEKLMEVQLVKPEMKATVKDKRKPRKIQRKKQKKLFRIEG from the exons atggcggcggccaAGAGGAAGCGTGGGGCGACAGCTGCTCGGCCGAAGAAGCGAGCTAAGGGGGACGCGAGCGCCTCCGAGCCAGCTCCCAAGGCGGGCCCGGACGGGGCGGGCTCGGAGGAGTACCGTATCCCAGCGCCGGTCTCCCAG GGtaaatggaaaaacaaggaGCGGGTGCTTATATTCTCATCCCGTGGAATTAATTTCAGAACAAGGCACTTAATGCAAGACTTAAGAACGTTGATGCCTCACTCCAAAGCAG atacTAAAATGGACCGTAAAGACAAgttatttataataaatgaG gtctgtgaaataaaaaactgcaacaaatgcatcttttttgaAGCCAAAAAGAAACAGGATCTGTACATGTG GCTTTCAAATACACCACAGGGACCATCAGCTAAATTCTTAGTACAGAACA TTCACACACTGGCTGAATTGAAGATGACTGGAAACTGCTTAAGGGGCTCACGGCCCCTTTTGTCTTTTGATCCA acATTTGACAAGGAGCCACACTACGCCCTGTTAAAGGAGTTGTTTATTCAG ATATTTAGTACACCACAGTATCATCCCAAGAGCCAGCCCTTTGTAGATCACGTATTCACATTCACCATTACAGACAAGAGGATCTGGTTTCGGAATTACCAG ATCATAGAAGAGGATGCATCTCTAGTGGAAATTGGGCCTCGTTTTGTTCTAAATCTCATCAAAATATTCCAGGGTAGCTTTGGAGGACCAACTCTATATGAAAATCCTTATTACCAATCTCCAAATATG catCGACGGTTGATAAGATTATCAATGGCTGCTAGAtttaaagagaaacagcaaGTGAAAGAAGTacaaaagattaagaaaaaagaaactaagaTACTTACTGAAGAAGATCCCACTGAAACTGTCTTTGAGACtccagctgaagaaaagctgaTGGAAGTGCAGCTTGTGAAACCAGAAATGAAGGCAACCGTAAAAGATAAAAGGAAGCCACgcaaaattcaaaggaaaaagcaaaaaaagcttttccgAATTGAAGGATAA
- the BRIX1 gene encoding ribosome biogenesis protein BRX1 homolog isoform X2, with protein sequence MAAAKRKRGATAARPKKRAKGDASASEPAPKAGPDGAGSEEYRIPAPVSQGKWKNKERVLIFSSRGINFRTRHLMQDLRTLMPHSKADTKMDRKDKLFIINEVCEIKNCNKCIFFEAKKKQDLYMWLSNTPQGPSAKFLVQNIHTLAELKMTGNCLRGSRPLLSFDPTFDKEPHYALLKELFIQIIEEDASLVEIGPRFVLNLIKIFQGSFGGPTLYENPYYQSPNMHRRLIRLSMAARFKEKQQVKEVQKIKKKETKILTEEDPTETVFETPAEEKLMEVQLVKPEMKATVKDKRKPRKIQRKKQKKLFRIEG encoded by the exons atggcggcggccaAGAGGAAGCGTGGGGCGACAGCTGCTCGGCCGAAGAAGCGAGCTAAGGGGGACGCGAGCGCCTCCGAGCCAGCTCCCAAGGCGGGCCCGGACGGGGCGGGCTCGGAGGAGTACCGTATCCCAGCGCCGGTCTCCCAG GGtaaatggaaaaacaaggaGCGGGTGCTTATATTCTCATCCCGTGGAATTAATTTCAGAACAAGGCACTTAATGCAAGACTTAAGAACGTTGATGCCTCACTCCAAAGCAG atacTAAAATGGACCGTAAAGACAAgttatttataataaatgaG gtctgtgaaataaaaaactgcaacaaatgcatcttttttgaAGCCAAAAAGAAACAGGATCTGTACATGTG GCTTTCAAATACACCACAGGGACCATCAGCTAAATTCTTAGTACAGAACA TTCACACACTGGCTGAATTGAAGATGACTGGAAACTGCTTAAGGGGCTCACGGCCCCTTTTGTCTTTTGATCCA acATTTGACAAGGAGCCACACTACGCCCTGTTAAAGGAGTTGTTTATTCAG ATCATAGAAGAGGATGCATCTCTAGTGGAAATTGGGCCTCGTTTTGTTCTAAATCTCATCAAAATATTCCAGGGTAGCTTTGGAGGACCAACTCTATATGAAAATCCTTATTACCAATCTCCAAATATG catCGACGGTTGATAAGATTATCAATGGCTGCTAGAtttaaagagaaacagcaaGTGAAAGAAGTacaaaagattaagaaaaaagaaactaagaTACTTACTGAAGAAGATCCCACTGAAACTGTCTTTGAGACtccagctgaagaaaagctgaTGGAAGTGCAGCTTGTGAAACCAGAAATGAAGGCAACCGTAAAAGATAAAAGGAAGCCACgcaaaattcaaaggaaaaagcaaaaaaagcttttccgAATTGAAGGATAA